One window of the Cyprinus carpio isolate SPL01 unplaced genomic scaffold, ASM1834038v1 S000006749, whole genome shotgun sequence genome contains the following:
- the LOC109064520 gene encoding cyclin-dependent kinases regulatory subunit 1-like, which translates to MSHKQIFYSDKYDDDKFEYRHVMLPKDIAKRVPKTHLMSETEWRNLGVQQSQGWVHYMIHQPEPHILLFRPRLLCPNPSDSITTN; encoded by the exons ATGTCTCACAAGCAGATTTTTTACTCTGACAAATATGACGACGACAAATTCGAGTACAG GCATGTCATGCTTCCTAAGGATATCGCTAAAAGAGTTCCCAAGACCCATCTGATGTCAGAGACAGAATGGAGGAATCTGGGTGTTCAGCAGAGTCAAGGATGGGTACATTACATGATCCATCAACccg AACCACATATCTTGCTCTTCCGACCCCGTCTCCTCTGCCCCAATCCAAGTGACTCCATAACCACAAACTAA